Proteins co-encoded in one Bacillus paramycoides genomic window:
- a CDS encoding PadR family transcriptional regulator, with translation MDRTSLIKGHLEMCVLSILSKKKSYGYEIMKELEVNNLKLKGVGSIYPILTKLKNQDCVNTYQVVTDSGKVRIYYEINENGKIRLENKINEWLELQTDIQTLLKSGLKGDLLK, from the coding sequence ATGGATAGAACAAGTTTAATTAAAGGTCATTTAGAAATGTGTGTATTATCTATTTTGTCGAAAAAGAAAAGTTATGGTTATGAGATTATGAAAGAACTTGAAGTAAACAATTTAAAATTGAAAGGAGTAGGAAGTATTTATCCCATTTTAACTAAGTTGAAAAATCAAGATTGTGTTAATACTTATCAAGTAGTAACAGACAGTGGTAAAGTTAGGATTTATTATGAAATTAATGAAAACGGGAAAATACGTCTTGAGAATAAAATTAATGAGTGGTTAGAATTGCAAACGGACATTCAAACATTATTAAAAAGCGGTTTGAAAGGAGACCTTCTGAAATGA
- a CDS encoding serine hydrolase domain-containing protein, whose amino-acid sequence MKNTIYKLSLICVLCNVLILCITPPKVYAQQNIKVTLDKYIEKFIKEQNIPGASVAIVHNKDVFFTKTMGITGESEKKVTSKTPFAIGSISKSLTALAIVKLIEDKKIKLEDPVQRYLPWFKLKDSQISSIITIQHLLTHTSGISTYEGLALSDKQSKSSRALKENVMKLSNVKVTAPPGEKYQYSNANYIVLGALIEEVTNETYSSYMQKYIFQPLNMNGAAASKEIAYEKGYLSGYQSWFSIPRKSVVSYDNAGAPYGYITANLEDMIQYIMFLNRPEDAQFLKQENMNLYLSPLYKINSEKSYGFGLRTKNINESETMIWHSGSTPDARAEIFTLNKSGWGGVILTNKNHVLEETALSVLKKGIISILNGEEPVDIPKNIPLTQIILLIVTLILFIISFMLIKKYKHMKTVKKVIWLSIGSLSLLLSIIFIPLLTYSTSSPWRTIKIFAPDIALFTSIIVTLLAVNGLISIFIALRRKKV is encoded by the coding sequence ATGAAGAATACGATCTATAAACTGTCTCTAATTTGTGTTCTTTGTAATGTATTAATATTATGTATCACACCTCCAAAAGTTTACGCTCAGCAAAATATTAAAGTTACATTGGATAAGTATATTGAAAAGTTTATAAAGGAGCAGAATATTCCGGGAGCTTCAGTTGCAATTGTACATAATAAAGATGTATTCTTCACAAAAACGATGGGGATTACTGGAGAATCTGAAAAAAAGGTAACTAGTAAAACGCCATTTGCAATTGGCTCAATAAGTAAATCTTTAACAGCTTTAGCAATAGTAAAATTAATAGAAGATAAAAAAATAAAATTAGAGGATCCAGTTCAACGATACCTCCCCTGGTTTAAACTAAAAGATTCTCAAATATCCTCAATTATAACAATCCAACATCTACTAACTCATACAAGCGGAATAAGCACATATGAGGGCTTAGCATTATCAGATAAGCAATCCAAAAGTTCTAGAGCATTAAAAGAAAATGTAATGAAGCTTTCAAATGTAAAAGTAACTGCTCCACCAGGTGAAAAATATCAATATAGTAATGCAAATTATATTGTTTTAGGCGCACTTATTGAAGAAGTCACAAATGAAACATATTCATCATATATGCAAAAGTATATTTTCCAGCCATTAAATATGAATGGCGCGGCAGCAAGTAAAGAAATTGCATATGAAAAAGGCTATTTATCAGGTTATCAGTCTTGGTTTAGCATTCCAAGAAAAAGTGTAGTGTCCTATGATAATGCCGGGGCACCGTATGGCTATATTACTGCAAATTTAGAAGATATGATTCAATATATTATGTTTTTGAATCGTCCAGAAGATGCTCAATTTTTAAAGCAAGAAAACATGAATCTTTATCTATCACCACTTTATAAAATAAATTCAGAAAAAAGTTATGGTTTTGGATTAAGAACAAAAAATATAAATGAAAGTGAAACGATGATTTGGCATTCAGGATCAACGCCCGATGCTCGTGCAGAAATATTTACTTTAAATAAAAGTGGCTGGGGTGGTGTGATTCTAACGAATAAAAATCATGTATTAGAAGAAACCGCACTATCAGTATTGAAAAAGGGGATTATTAGTATTTTGAATGGAGAAGAACCGGTTGATATCCCTAAAAATATACCATTAACACAAATTATTTTGTTGATAGTTACACTTATACTTTTCATAATATCATTTATGTTAATTAAAAAGTATAAACATATGAAAACTGTAAAAAAGGTAATTTGGTTATCCATAGGGAGTCTATCCCTACTATTATCTATTATTTTTATCCCACTGCTTACTTATAGTACGAGTTCACCATGGCGTACGATTAAAATATTTGCGCCAGACATAGCTTTATTTACAAGTATTATTGTAACTTTATTAGCTGTGAACGGGCTAATTTCAATCTTTATAGCCTTAAGAAGGAAAAAGGTATAA
- a CDS encoding MFS transporter, producing the protein MKLKQKQRLTVKTTFSKEYKIFIFGLLISRIGDSLYTFALPWIAYQLTSSAVIMSSLFAINVLPIVLFGPLVGVIIDRYDRKKLLWIADITNIILISLVPILHALHLLEIWHLYVITFTLAVMSMLFDVTTVTVIPHIAGASLMKANSFYQMVNQLASLFGPMIAGFFISFIGGFQVLWINVLSFIATLVTVILLPSMKTVNKKCEDKNTLQNVLADLVNGFKWLKNDRLNLALSFQAMIGNFGASAVLGVFMYYLLYTLQLTPEQSGFNYSLIGIGGLLGSLIAVPLEKRLQRGILIPLLLFVGAIGLTFALWSTYWLAPGIAFGIAMTCNIAWNTIVATIRQETVPSNMQGRVLGFSRVLTRLAMPLGALVGGIISAYNPVFVFALAAFTKLLEVFIALYSPIRKI; encoded by the coding sequence GTGAAACTTAAACAAAAACAAAGACTTACCGTAAAGACAACTTTCTCTAAAGAATACAAGATTTTTATTTTTGGTTTACTCATTTCACGAATTGGGGATTCACTATACACTTTTGCGTTGCCTTGGATTGCCTATCAATTAACCAGTTCAGCTGTAATTATGAGTTCTTTATTTGCTATTAATGTATTGCCAATTGTTTTATTTGGCCCTTTAGTTGGTGTAATAATTGATCGATACGATCGAAAAAAGTTACTTTGGATAGCGGATATTACCAATATTATTTTAATAAGTCTCGTACCAATACTACATGCATTACATCTATTAGAAATCTGGCATTTATACGTAATTACTTTTACCTTAGCAGTTATGTCTATGCTTTTTGATGTAACAACTGTTACAGTCATTCCACATATTGCAGGTGCATCATTAATGAAGGCTAATTCTTTCTATCAAATGGTCAATCAATTGGCTAGTTTGTTTGGTCCAATGATAGCTGGTTTTTTCATTTCTTTTATTGGTGGCTTTCAGGTGCTTTGGATTAATGTTCTTTCATTTATTGCAACATTGGTTACTGTGATATTATTACCGTCTATGAAAACCGTAAACAAGAAATGCGAAGATAAAAATACACTTCAAAATGTACTAGCTGATTTGGTTAATGGATTTAAATGGCTCAAAAATGACCGCTTAAATTTAGCTTTATCTTTTCAAGCTATGATTGGAAACTTTGGAGCAAGTGCGGTTTTAGGTGTGTTCATGTATTATTTACTATACACATTGCAACTTACGCCGGAACAAAGTGGCTTTAATTATTCACTAATTGGAATAGGCGGGCTTTTAGGAAGCTTGATTGCAGTTCCTTTAGAAAAAAGATTGCAGCGCGGCATTCTAATTCCTCTACTCCTATTTGTTGGAGCAATTGGCTTAACTTTTGCGCTTTGGAGTACATACTGGCTTGCTCCTGGTATTGCTTTCGGTATTGCAATGACTTGCAATATTGCATGGAATACAATTGTAGCCACAATTCGCCAGGAAACCGTTCCATCAAATATGCAAGGAAGAGTTTTAGGATTTTCGCGCGTGCTTACACGATTAGCTATGCCACTCGGGGCATTAGTAGGAGGTATTATTTCAGCCTATAATCCAGTGTTTGTATTTGCTTTAGCTGCTTTCACTAAGCTACTCGAAGTTTTTATTGCACTGTATAGCCCGATTCGCAAAATATGA
- a CDS encoding serine/threonine-protein kinase, with translation MINITIGQNQYPVTLAENHNFDWLKDVEVFTVFDQQDSGNISFGIIENEHRYFLKYAGARNLEYKGSVEDAIQRLMKAKEVYEQIQHPLLVPYINCIQMQNGFCLRFHWIDGECMHNHWDFTPFEKHHAPNSPFVKLRQLSVTERLNVLTQILEFATYVESLGYVMVDFYDGSILYSFEQSKLTICDIGFFQKAPVFNEIGEGFWGAARFKAPEEYELHAQITSETNVYVLAGIAFAFIGGKNDKSYEKWENSQELYNICKKALHKEKSKRYRTVQAFYEAWLSYIE, from the coding sequence ATGATAAATATTACAATAGGACAAAATCAATATCCTGTAACATTAGCTGAAAATCACAATTTTGATTGGTTAAAGGATGTAGAAGTATTTACTGTTTTTGATCAGCAAGATTCAGGAAATATTAGCTTTGGTATTATTGAAAATGAACATCGTTACTTTTTGAAGTATGCCGGTGCACGTAATTTAGAGTACAAAGGTAGTGTAGAGGATGCAATCCAACGATTAATGAAAGCAAAAGAAGTATATGAACAAATTCAACATCCTTTACTAGTTCCATATATTAATTGTATACAAATGCAAAATGGGTTTTGTTTAAGGTTTCATTGGATTGATGGGGAGTGTATGCACAATCATTGGGACTTTACACCGTTTGAAAAGCACCATGCACCAAATTCACCTTTTGTTAAATTAAGACAATTATCCGTGACGGAGAGGCTTAACGTATTGACTCAGATTTTGGAGTTTGCAACCTATGTGGAGTCACTAGGCTATGTCATGGTTGATTTTTATGACGGTAGTATTTTATATAGTTTCGAGCAATCAAAATTGACGATTTGTGATATTGGCTTTTTTCAAAAAGCACCTGTATTTAATGAAATTGGGGAGGGTTTTTGGGGTGCAGCTCGCTTTAAAGCACCGGAGGAATATGAACTGCATGCACAAATTACAAGCGAAACGAATGTGTATGTATTAGCTGGGATTGCTTTTGCCTTTATAGGCGGAAAAAATGATAAGAGCTATGAAAAATGGGAGAACTCACAAGAATTATATAATATATGTAAAAAAGCGCTACATAAAGAAAAAAGTAAGAGATATCGCACTGTTCAAGCATTTTATGAAGCTTGGCTTTCATATATAGAATAA
- a CDS encoding class I SAM-dependent methyltransferase: MNELEYKNFYDKVGRLNGWDFSKVKCETVGDSWDFYREVKERCKLSHILLDVGTGGGENVLNIASSAKLLIGIDNSNGMIETAHSNLKKSGVQNVEFFQMNSEALTFPLAHFDIASSCHAPFIASELAKVMKQGAFFLTQQVCEHDKLNLKEAFGRGQCLGERDGTLKEKYMSELISAGFELVQIREYDVTDYYSTPEDLIFLLKHTPIIPNFGEEAEDFTILQSFIDVNSSEKGIRTNSKRFMIIAVKS; the protein is encoded by the coding sequence ATGAACGAATTAGAGTATAAAAACTTTTATGATAAAGTAGGAAGATTAAATGGATGGGATTTTAGTAAAGTAAAATGTGAAACTGTAGGGGATTCATGGGACTTTTATAGAGAGGTAAAAGAAAGATGCAAGCTATCACATATTTTACTAGATGTGGGTACAGGTGGAGGGGAAAATGTACTTAACATAGCATCTTCAGCTAAATTGCTAATTGGAATTGATAATTCTAATGGCATGATTGAAACGGCACATTCCAATTTAAAAAAATCAGGTGTACAAAATGTTGAGTTTTTTCAAATGAATTCTGAAGCGTTAACGTTTCCGCTTGCCCATTTTGATATCGCTTCTAGTTGTCACGCACCGTTTATAGCATCTGAATTAGCAAAAGTAATGAAACAAGGTGCTTTTTTCTTAACACAACAAGTTTGCGAACATGATAAATTAAATCTTAAGGAAGCATTTGGACGAGGACAATGCTTAGGTGAAAGAGATGGCACATTAAAAGAAAAGTATATGAGTGAACTTATTAGTGCAGGATTTGAACTCGTGCAAATACGTGAATATGATGTGACTGATTATTACAGTACGCCTGAAGATCTTATTTTCTTATTAAAACATACGCCTATTATTCCTAATTTTGGAGAAGAGGCAGAAGATTTTACTATTTTACAAAGTTTCATTGATGTTAATAGTTCTGAAAAAGGGATTCGTACGAATTCAAAAAGATTTATGATTATTGCTGTAAAATCTTAA
- a CDS encoding VOC family protein, with the protein MITHISDIKLQTVSIEGVKQVYRDVLSFPIKKETASYIQFEVTPYTTISFQEVYEPIAPAHFAFEISYSKFHETAKWLEKSGLLIVKWKDGNTIGEENELFNLYFKDGDGNLLEVIAHSYVKEDVLVPQSPLNVLYVREIGLPVKSVPVFTEWLKLNLNMKTMEDGDIFNFVIGGTAYIVATWWQRPWIPIAMKALPPKVHVSFGTPDPAFLQRIQNNLKKNSVPYECKHNEVSFIQQGYSFTILHTPNPHADIPSKLNLPLSI; encoded by the coding sequence ATGATTACACATATTTCTGATATAAAACTACAAACTGTTTCCATAGAAGGGGTAAAACAAGTTTATAGGGACGTATTATCTTTTCCAATAAAAAAAGAAACAGCATCCTACATTCAATTTGAAGTAACACCGTATACAACAATTAGTTTTCAAGAAGTGTATGAGCCAATTGCACCTGCGCACTTCGCCTTTGAAATTTCATATTCAAAATTTCATGAAACAGCAAAATGGCTTGAAAAGTCTGGGTTACTTATTGTGAAATGGAAAGATGGAAATACAATTGGTGAGGAGAACGAGCTATTCAATTTATACTTTAAAGACGGAGATGGAAATCTACTCGAAGTTATCGCACATAGTTATGTTAAGGAAGATGTATTAGTACCGCAGTCACCATTAAACGTTTTATATGTAAGGGAAATCGGTCTTCCCGTTAAAAGTGTACCTGTATTTACGGAATGGTTGAAATTAAATCTAAATATGAAAACGATGGAAGATGGGGATATCTTTAACTTTGTAATAGGCGGCACTGCATACATTGTTGCAACTTGGTGGCAGCGACCATGGATTCCGATTGCGATGAAAGCTTTACCACCGAAAGTACATGTTTCTTTCGGAACACCAGATCCAGCATTTTTACAACGCATACAAAATAACTTGAAGAAAAATAGTGTTCCATATGAATGTAAACATAATGAAGTATCATTTATTCAGCAAGGATATTCATTTACTATCTTGCATACACCAAATCCCCATGCTGATATTCCAAGTAAATTAAACTTACCGCTTTCTATTTAA
- a CDS encoding aminoglycoside phosphotransferase family protein, with protein MVLGNSIAKGNTAEIYLYDNKIVKLFKEYLPDTESMNEAKKQKYAYSCGLPVPNVFEVTKIRNRQAIIMEYVKGDSIGDLLLNNLNEAEHYIGLCVNEQKKIHAIRVNTDGMELMRQRLERQIKSGHKLDEKQKENILNMLHSIKFEPRLCHGDFHPFNLILSKKNVNIIDWVDASSGDIRADVFRTYLLYAQSHIELAEMYLQIYCNNTDLTRGEIFQWAPIISAARFSEKVSSQNEVDLSRLLNQYL; from the coding sequence GTGGTTTTAGGTAATTCAATTGCAAAAGGGAATACAGCGGAAATTTATCTATATGATAATAAGATTGTGAAATTATTTAAAGAATATCTTCCAGATACAGAGTCTATGAATGAAGCAAAAAAACAAAAATATGCTTATTCATGCGGGCTGCCAGTTCCAAACGTATTTGAAGTGACAAAGATACGAAATAGACAAGCAATTATTATGGAATATGTAAAAGGGGACAGTATTGGTGATCTCCTGCTTAATAATCTAAATGAAGCAGAGCATTATATCGGCCTTTGTGTAAATGAGCAAAAAAAGATCCATGCTATACGTGTGAATACAGATGGAATGGAGTTAATGAGGCAAAGGTTAGAACGTCAAATTAAATCTGGACATAAATTGGATGAAAAGCAAAAGGAAAATATATTGAATATGTTACATTCAATTAAATTTGAACCTAGATTATGTCATGGAGATTTTCATCCATTTAATCTAATTTTGAGTAAAAAGAATGTGAATATTATAGATTGGGTAGATGCTAGTTCAGGTGACATTCGTGCAGATGTGTTTCGAACATATTTATTATATGCGCAGTCTCATATAGAATTAGCGGAAATGTATTTGCAAATATATTGCAATAATACCGATTTAACAAGAGGTGAGATCTTTCAATGGGCTCCTATTATTAGTGCAGCTAGATTTTCTGAGAAAGTATCTTCGCAAAATGAAGTGGATTTGAGCAGACTATTGAATCAGTATTTATAA
- a CDS encoding phosphotransferase enzyme family protein: MNELEKEILKLINERYLLNFINIQPITNEMYQCITELDTYFIRITNYKTYEEQLEEVTYTNFLYQNGLAVPPILPSLNGNLVEKLTLDEELFAVLYKAAPGIHLPRCEWNSKIFKRLGKQIGKLHRISKSFEQTNPVKYIHDWYENEEYNFLKYIPKKETTIREIASDVLTSIKKLQKSTSNYGLIHGDLWLENILVENNSNLTMIDFQDCEKHYYIFDLAVPIYSALEYSFAGNGNIIDYEHSITKALFEGYQEENELPKEMIDKFPLFIKLKEIFEYSLMHMYWDKEELTEEQVRIMNLYRMKIENKYTYINV; the protein is encoded by the coding sequence ATGAACGAGTTAGAAAAAGAAATACTCAAATTAATAAATGAACGATATCTATTAAATTTTATTAACATTCAACCAATAACGAATGAAATGTATCAATGTATTACAGAACTAGATACATACTTCATTAGAATTACAAACTACAAAACATATGAAGAACAGTTAGAAGAAGTTACATATACGAACTTTTTATATCAAAATGGTTTAGCAGTTCCTCCAATATTACCTTCTCTTAATGGGAATTTAGTAGAGAAATTAACATTAGACGAAGAGCTATTTGCTGTATTATATAAAGCTGCACCTGGTATACATTTACCAAGGTGCGAATGGAATTCTAAAATATTTAAAAGGCTTGGTAAACAAATCGGAAAATTACATCGTATTTCTAAAAGCTTTGAACAGACTAATCCAGTTAAATATATACACGATTGGTATGAAAATGAAGAGTATAATTTTCTTAAGTATATCCCTAAAAAAGAAACTACTATAAGAGAAATTGCATCTGACGTTTTAACTTCTATAAAAAAGCTACAAAAATCCACTTCGAATTACGGCTTAATTCACGGTGATTTATGGTTAGAAAATATATTAGTTGAAAACAATTCAAACTTAACAATGATTGATTTTCAAGACTGTGAAAAACATTATTATATATTCGATTTAGCAGTTCCTATTTATAGTGCTTTAGAATATTCATTTGCTGGAAATGGGAATATCATTGACTATGAGCATTCTATTACAAAAGCACTATTTGAAGGGTATCAAGAAGAAAATGAACTACCTAAAGAAATGATAGACAAGTTTCCATTATTTATTAAATTAAAGGAGATTTTTGAATATAGCTTAATGCATATGTATTGGGATAAAGAAGAATTAACTGAGGAACAAGTACGGATAATGAACCTTTATAGGATGAAGATTGAAAATAAGTATACCTATATCAATGTTTAA
- a CDS encoding M3 family oligoendopeptidase yields the protein MQRLNTIDISNVLELEKTLSTLLNEEISSNLELENWLKKQSTVIWEIEEQLRSHYIAFQCNTDNKKIKDTFKYDQQYVRPLLKRYQNSFDNKYLESPFRMELDPKTYSLLDKKIKNAQTLFCEKNIDLEISEDKLVTEYFEITGGLTALWDGEEKTITELQSYLQDPDRHIRKKAKTLISEKFLSVENKLQQILNELIAIRHQKAENIQLDNYRDYMFKKHERFDYTPDDCYELAQSIRKYVVPLIDKIFNEKKSELQVDFLRPWDLKATAPNQKVLKPIEDASDLVEKSSRILHKLAPEFSALLSRMHKNNCLDLESRKGKGPGGFCEYLPASQLSFIFMNLNHTHYDVTTFLHEMGHSIHNECMKQLELQKFVEIPSESAELASMTMELFSMEYWDTFYENTEEFIKAKLDFFKDIVKYLPPMLIVDQFQHWMYENPNHTAKERNEKYLELHNTYQSNVVNIEGYENWIATGWLPVLHIFEVPFYYIEYAIAQLGALQMYKQYKENPKQAIENYKKALSLGSSRSLAEVYEAAGIRFDFSGETIKELMLFIEGELESLEQL from the coding sequence ATGCAGCGCTTAAATACAATTGATATTAGTAACGTTCTAGAATTAGAAAAAACTCTTTCTACTTTATTAAATGAAGAGATTTCTTCAAATCTAGAGCTTGAAAACTGGTTAAAAAAACAATCCACAGTCATTTGGGAAATTGAAGAACAATTAAGATCGCACTATATCGCCTTTCAATGTAATACAGATAATAAAAAAATTAAGGATACTTTTAAATATGATCAACAATACGTACGACCTCTTTTGAAACGTTATCAAAATTCATTTGATAATAAATATTTAGAGTCCCCTTTTCGAATGGAACTTGATCCAAAAACGTATAGCTTACTAGATAAAAAAATAAAGAATGCGCAAACATTATTTTGTGAAAAGAACATTGATTTAGAAATAAGCGAAGACAAATTAGTAACCGAATACTTCGAAATTACAGGTGGTTTAACTGCATTATGGGACGGTGAAGAGAAAACAATTACTGAACTACAGTCTTACTTACAAGATCCGGATCGTCATATACGAAAAAAAGCAAAAACGCTCATTTCCGAAAAGTTTTTATCTGTTGAAAATAAATTACAACAGATATTAAATGAATTAATTGCAATCCGTCACCAAAAGGCGGAAAATATTCAATTAGATAATTATCGTGATTATATGTTTAAAAAACATGAACGTTTTGATTATACGCCTGATGACTGCTATGAGCTTGCTCAATCTATTCGTAAATACGTAGTACCACTTATCGATAAAATATTTAATGAGAAAAAATCTGAACTTCAAGTAGATTTCCTTCGTCCATGGGATTTAAAAGCAACTGCACCAAATCAAAAAGTATTAAAACCTATCGAAGATGCGAGTGATTTAGTCGAAAAAAGTTCTCGCATTTTACACAAACTAGCCCCGGAATTTTCTGCATTATTAAGCCGTATGCATAAAAATAATTGCTTAGATTTAGAAAGTCGTAAAGGAAAAGGACCTGGAGGATTTTGCGAATACTTACCTGCTTCGCAACTATCTTTTATTTTCATGAATCTCAATCATACACATTATGACGTTACTACTTTCCTCCATGAAATGGGCCATAGTATTCATAATGAATGTATGAAGCAGTTAGAACTTCAAAAATTTGTAGAAATCCCTTCAGAATCAGCAGAACTCGCTAGCATGACAATGGAATTATTTTCGATGGAGTATTGGGATACATTTTATGAGAATACAGAAGAATTTATAAAAGCAAAATTAGATTTCTTTAAAGATATTGTAAAGTATTTACCACCAATGCTTATCGTTGATCAATTCCAACATTGGATGTATGAAAACCCTAATCATACTGCTAAGGAAAGAAATGAAAAGTATTTAGAATTACATAACACTTACCAGTCGAACGTCGTAAATATTGAAGGGTATGAAAATTGGATTGCAACTGGCTGGTTACCTGTACTCCATATTTTTGAAGTACCATTTTATTATATTGAATACGCGATTGCCCAACTTGGTGCATTACAAATGTATAAACAATATAAAGAAAATCCTAAACAAGCAATAGAAAACTATAAAAAAGCTTTATCATTAGGTAGCTCTAGATCCTTAGCGGAAGTATATGAAGCAGCTGGCATTCGTTTTGATTTCTCTGGAGAAACGATTAAAGAACTAATGTTATTTATAGAAGGCGAATTAGAGTCACTTGAACAATTATAA
- a CDS encoding PLP-dependent aminotransferase family protein gives MYKYLHIFNDIENMIQRGVIKEGKKLPSIRSLVTQYECNKATVIRALHELEKRHIIYSVPQSGYYVVRKSGSFVENDGIIDFASSAPDPDVFPYLDFQHCINKAIDTYKNDLFVYGTPKGLPSLIPVIQKQLANYQVFTKEENIFITSGVQQALAILTSIPFPNENETILIEQPTYHLYIEYLEINKIPVIGIKRTNEGIDLNELERIFRTGKIKFFYTIPRFHHPLGTSYSKDEKEKIVLLAKKYNVFIVEDDYLADLETDSKADPLYSLNHDNHVIYLKSYSKIIFPGLRVGVAVIPPIIANAFHTYKKILDIDSPMISQAALEIYIKSGMFERHKNKIKSSYHDRSKKLAETLERIHSENPLLFTYKKQNTIGIHTCLELHKTSISEMFFQRLSEKQISIDKIDKNYVRDFPKERLLKLNVSNVREDRMEEGIRKIMEEIKQLEHITFQFKKEKNEKGGLL, from the coding sequence ATGTATAAGTATTTACATATTTTTAATGATATAGAAAACATGATTCAACGTGGAGTGATAAAAGAAGGGAAGAAATTGCCTTCAATACGATCGCTTGTTACGCAATATGAATGCAATAAGGCGACAGTTATACGGGCACTACATGAATTAGAAAAGCGTCATATTATTTATTCCGTTCCTCAAAGTGGATACTACGTTGTTCGAAAGTCAGGGAGTTTTGTAGAAAATGACGGGATAATTGATTTTGCTTCCTCAGCACCAGATCCAGATGTTTTTCCATATTTAGATTTTCAACATTGTATTAATAAAGCCATTGATACATATAAAAATGACTTGTTCGTATATGGGACGCCAAAAGGTTTACCGTCTTTAATTCCGGTTATTCAAAAACAACTGGCAAACTATCAAGTTTTCACTAAAGAAGAAAATATTTTTATAACGTCAGGTGTGCAGCAGGCGCTAGCGATATTAACTTCTATACCATTTCCAAATGAAAATGAAACGATATTAATTGAACAACCAACATATCATCTATATATTGAATATCTAGAAATAAACAAAATCCCTGTAATCGGTATTAAACGTACGAATGAAGGAATCGACTTAAATGAATTGGAACGTATTTTTCGAACAGGTAAAATAAAATTCTTTTATACAATACCAAGATTTCATCATCCACTTGGAACTTCTTATTCTAAGGATGAGAAAGAAAAAATCGTATTATTGGCTAAGAAATATAATGTATTTATAGTGGAAGATGATTATTTAGCAGATTTAGAAACGGATTCGAAAGCTGATCCGTTATATAGCTTGAATCATGATAATCATGTCATATATTTGAAAAGTTATTCGAAGATTATTTTTCCAGGTTTACGAGTTGGTGTGGCAGTTATTCCACCGATTATTGCGAATGCTTTCCATACATATAAAAAAATTTTAGATATCGACAGCCCGATGATATCTCAAGCTGCTTTAGAAATTTATATAAAGAGTGGCATGTTTGAACGTCATAAAAATAAAATTAAATCTTCTTATCACGATAGATCTAAAAAACTAGCAGAAACATTAGAAAGAATTCATAGTGAAAATCCGCTTTTATTCACGTATAAAAAGCAAAATACAATTGGAATTCATACTTGTTTAGAATTACATAAAACGAGTATTTCAGAAATGTTTTTCCAAAGACTAAGTGAAAAACAAATAAGTATTGATAAGATTGATAAAAATTATGTGAGAGATTTTCCGAAAGAAAGACTATTAAAGTTAAACGTATCAAATGTGAGGGAAGATAGGATGGAAGAAGGAATTCGTAAAATAATGGAGGAAATCAAACAGTTGGAACATATAACCTTCCAATTTAAAAAAGAAAAAAATGAAAAAGGAGGTTTGTTGTGA
- a CDS encoding carboxypeptidase regulatory-like domain-containing protein, translated as MRRKIILLFVCFVIIIGAIVVTKYYKKDDQCIAVGKYSRGIIVNQNNEPISNVKIYENSIEGKVRSISNIQGEFEIPHGVCGEIVLQFVTPDGDIYTRKYDSNHIPEVIDLSYKK; from the coding sequence GTGAGGCGCAAAATAATTCTCTTGTTTGTGTGTTTCGTTATAATAATTGGAGCTATCGTTGTGACTAAATATTATAAAAAAGATGATCAATGCATTGCGGTGGGTAAGTATTCAAGAGGTATTATCGTAAATCAAAATAACGAACCAATATCTAATGTGAAAATTTATGAAAATTCTATTGAAGGTAAGGTGCGCAGTATTTCAAATATACAAGGTGAATTTGAAATACCACATGGTGTTTGTGGTGAGATTGTATTACAATTCGTTACTCCAGACGGAGACATCTATACGAGGAAATATGATAGTAATCATATACCGGAAGTGATAGACCTGAGTTATAAAAAGTAA